The genomic DNA AGGAAGATACTTACAAAGGCCTTGGAGATGGTCTTATAGCTGAAGTGTATGAAGGTTTAGATGGTTCTGAAGTGGTTGGATATACTTTAAAAGCTAAACCAAGTGGATATGGTGGAGAAATTGAAGTTATGGTAGGTATATCATCTGAAGGTCAAGTTACAGGTGTTGACATTGGTAATATGTCAGAAACAGCAGGTCTTGGAGCAAAAGCTAAGGATGATGCATTTAAGGGTCAATACAAAGGAAAAACTGCTGAGCCTCTTGAAGTAGCAAAAGGAAGTACAACAGCAGATAATCAAATATTAGCAATATCAGGTGCAACTATTACATCTACAGCAGTTACTACAGGAGTAAATGCTGCTATAGATGTTTTCAATAGTGCTCTTAATAAATAAGGAGGGTTAATTATGAATTTAGCTAAAGTATTTAAAAATGGGCTAATAGATGAGAACCCAACATTTGTTCAAGTTATAGGTATGTGTCCAACACTAGCCGTTACAACTTCAGCAATAAATGGAATTGGTATGGGTCTTTCAACAGCAGCAGTTTTAATATGTGCAAATTTAGTTATATCTTTAATAAGAAAAATTACACCAGATAAGATAAGAATACCTATATTTATAGTAGTTATAGCTACATTTGTTACAATAGTAGGTATGCTTTTAAAAGCATATGTTCCTGCTCTTGATAAGGCTCTTGGTATATATATACCATTAATAGTTGTTAACTGTTTAATATTAGCTCGTGCAGAAAGTTTTGCTTTCAAAACAGGAGCTATGCCTTCAATAGTTGATGGTGTAGGTCAAGGTCTTGGATTTACTGTTGCACTTACAATAATAGGTGCAGTAAGAGAATTACTTGGAAATGGTAGTTTATTTGGAATGACATTATTTGGAGCATCTTTCCAACCAGTATTAATATTTATATTACCACCAGGTGCATTCTTAACATTAGGATTCTTATTTGCAGGATTTAATAAATTAAGAAGTAAAAAAGCATAGTGGAGGTGTAATAAATGAATTTAATACTTTTATTTTTAAGTATCGTTCTTGTTAATAACGTTATAACATCTCAATTCTTGGGTATATGTCCTTTCTTGGGAGTTTCTAAGAAGGTTGATACAGCAGTAGGGATGGGAGTTGCAGTTACATTCGTTTTAACTCTAGCTTCAATTATAACTTATTTTATACAGATTTTATTAGTAAAAACTGGAACTGGATTCTTACAAACAATAGCTTTTATATTGGTTATAGCTTCTATAGTTCAGTTCGTTGAAATGGTAATTCAAAAGATGAGTCCATCTTTATATCAAGCATTAGGAGTTTATTTACCTCTTATAACTACAAACTGTGCAGTTCTTGGTATAGCTCTAGTTAATGTTCAAAAAAGTTATAATTTAGTAGAAACAATAATAAACGGATTTGGAGCCGGAGCTGGATTTACTTTAGCAATAGTAATATTCGCAGGTATAAGAGAAAGACTAGAATTAGCTGATATACCAGAAGCATTTAAAGGTTTCCCTATAACGCTTATATCAGCAGGTTTAATGTCAATAGCTTTCTTAGGATTTACAGGACTTATAAAGCTATAAAAAAGAGGGGTGAAAATGGTGATACTTACAGCTGTATTAGTTTTAGGAATTATGGGCTTAATCTTCGGGATAGTACTAGATTTTGCATCTAAAAAGTTTGCTGTAGAAGTAGACGAGAGAGTGGAAGCTATACTAGGAGTACTTCCAGGAGCCAACTGTGGAGGTTGTGGATTTCCAGGTTGTGGAGGTCTTGCAAATGCGATAGTTGAAGGCAATGCACCAGTTAATGGTTGCCCTGTAGGTGGAGCAGATGTTGGTGCAAAAGTTGGAGAAATAATGGGAATAAGTGCTGAAGCAGGTGAGAAACAAGTAGCAAAAGTTATTTGTAAAGGAACTTGTTCAAGTGCAAAAGATAAATATGAGTATGAAGGAATATCAGATTGTAGAGCAGCAAATGTTTTAAACTCAGGTGCTAAGATGTGTAAATTTGGATGTTTAGGTCTTGGAACATGTAAAGATGCTTGTAAATTTGATGCTATTTCTATAGTTGATGGAATAGCAGTAATAGATGAAGAAAAGTGTGTAAATTGTGGAAAATGTAAAGAAGTTTGTCCTAAGGGTATAATAATCACAAAACCAGAAAGTCAAGAAGTAGTTGTAGAGTGTAATAGCAAAGAGTTTGGTAAAGCTGTTAAAGAAAAATGTACTGCTGGATGTATTGGCTGTGGAATGTGTGTAAAAGCTTGTAAATTTGATGCAATAATATTTGAAGACAAAATAGCTAAGATAGACCCTAATAAGTGTGTAGGTTGTATGCAATGTGTAGCAAAATGCCCTACAAAAGTAATATCAGGTGACATAACTAAGAAAAAGAAAGTTACTATTGACCAAGAACTTTGTGTTGGATGTACAGTGTGCAAAAAACAATGTAAGTTTGATGCAATAGAGGGAGAATTAAAAGAAAAACATAAGGTAGATGCAGATAAATGTGTAGGATGCCATTTATGTATGGAAAAATGTCCAAAGAAAGCTATTAAAATTTTGTAATATGGACAAAATAAGGATATGGAATAATTTCCATATCTCTAATGAGTACATAAAACAGAGGTATGGAATAATTTCCATACCTCTATTTTATGTATATTTATTCTAATGGTAATAAATATAACAATAGTGTAACAAAAAAGGTTCGACATTTCTGTTGAATTTTTTACAATATAGTGATAGACTAAATAGGTACAAATTACGTACAAATGAGGTGAATAAATGAATATAATCTTGGCATCAGCCTCTCCAAGAAGGAAAGAAATTCTAGAGAATACGAATGTAAGATTTGATATAATTAAAAATGAAATTGATGAGATTATATTGGAAGGTGAAACACCAAAACATTTAGTTATGAGATTAGCTTTTGAAAAAAGTATGTCTGTAGCATCTGAACATAATGAAGATGTTGTTATTGGAGCTGATACAGTTGTTGTTTTAGACAATGCTATTTTAGGAAAACCAAAAGATGAGTCTTGTGCAAGAGATATGTTAAAAAGA from Clostridioides difficile ATCC 9689 = DSM 1296 includes the following:
- a CDS encoding RnfABCDGE type electron transport complex subunit G, giving the protein MNSMVRLGGTLLAISAIAALALGATNQVTAPVIEQRNIQANNELRKAVLPEAKEFKEMKEDTYKGLGDGLIAEVYEGLDGSEVVGYTLKAKPSGYGGEIEVMVGISSEGQVTGVDIGNMSETAGLGAKAKDDAFKGQYKGKTAEPLEVAKGSTTADNQILAISGATITSTAVTTGVNAAIDVFNSALNK
- the rsxA gene encoding electron transport complex subunit RsxA → MNLILLFLSIVLVNNVITSQFLGICPFLGVSKKVDTAVGMGVAVTFVLTLASIITYFIQILLVKTGTGFLQTIAFILVIASIVQFVEMVIQKMSPSLYQALGVYLPLITTNCAVLGIALVNVQKSYNLVETIINGFGAGAGFTLAIVIFAGIRERLELADIPEAFKGFPITLISAGLMSIAFLGFTGLIKL
- a CDS encoding RnfABCDGE type electron transport complex subunit B, which encodes MVILTAVLVLGIMGLIFGIVLDFASKKFAVEVDERVEAILGVLPGANCGGCGFPGCGGLANAIVEGNAPVNGCPVGGADVGAKVGEIMGISAEAGEKQVAKVICKGTCSSAKDKYEYEGISDCRAANVLNSGAKMCKFGCLGLGTCKDACKFDAISIVDGIAVIDEEKCVNCGKCKEVCPKGIIITKPESQEVVVECNSKEFGKAVKEKCTAGCIGCGMCVKACKFDAIIFEDKIAKIDPNKCVGCMQCVAKCPTKVISGDITKKKKVTIDQELCVGCTVCKKQCKFDAIEGELKEKHKVDADKCVGCHLCMEKCPKKAIKIL
- a CDS encoding RnfABCDGE type electron transport complex subunit E, whose amino-acid sequence is MNLAKVFKNGLIDENPTFVQVIGMCPTLAVTTSAINGIGMGLSTAAVLICANLVISLIRKITPDKIRIPIFIVVIATFVTIVGMLLKAYVPALDKALGIYIPLIVVNCLILARAESFAFKTGAMPSIVDGVGQGLGFTVALTIIGAVRELLGNGSLFGMTLFGASFQPVLIFILPPGAFLTLGFLFAGFNKLRSKKA